A part of Paenibacillus sp. 481 genomic DNA contains:
- a CDS encoding MFS transporter has product MTNQSLHQYRNFNVLYAGMLIMTMASQIYSFVLPLFIYEWSQSALAMSTMRVMDFAPNVLLGMLAGAVVDRMNRRKMMMWASGIQAVLATILVVLIWLNTLHLWQLYLFGFMLSTVSYTFFNAKNAIVPQLFPRERLTDIQAQFSMLGTVFSVIGPSIAGFLIIWLAYEWLFIIYALCLCLVWGIVFLLDPVPSPESESTQNIWQDMKEGVSELFGNKTLLTPTLAILFINFATSLVIGVLIFYVVDQLGATSKEVGWMFSISAIGGIAGAKGIKLLRKKWTRGAIFYAMLCVDTIILGLFFFAVNWWQLAILLAFRAFTTVNVNIIYLAIRQESTPNHLLGRVAGTSSMLMKLMLPLGLLVSGLWAEYLPIPYIFLISSTIIAFLAIGLSKSSFRTTP; this is encoded by the coding sequence ATGACAAATCAATCATTGCACCAGTACCGGAATTTCAATGTGCTCTATGCAGGCATGCTGATCATGACGATGGCCAGCCAGATTTACAGCTTTGTCCTGCCGCTATTTATTTATGAATGGTCCCAATCTGCGTTAGCGATGAGCACGATGCGAGTGATGGATTTTGCGCCTAACGTATTGCTAGGCATGCTTGCGGGCGCGGTAGTCGATCGGATGAACCGCCGGAAAATGATGATGTGGGCTAGTGGTATACAAGCGGTACTGGCTACGATCTTAGTTGTGCTCATTTGGCTCAATACTCTGCATTTGTGGCAGTTATATTTGTTCGGGTTTATGTTGTCGACGGTAAGCTACACTTTTTTCAATGCAAAAAATGCAATTGTGCCACAGCTGTTTCCACGCGAGAGGCTAACGGACATACAGGCCCAATTTTCCATGCTAGGAACTGTCTTCTCGGTTATTGGCCCCTCGATTGCCGGATTTCTTATTATTTGGCTCGCTTACGAGTGGCTGTTCATCATTTATGCGCTATGCCTTTGTCTCGTATGGGGAATCGTATTTCTGCTAGATCCCGTGCCATCGCCTGAAAGCGAGTCCACGCAAAATATTTGGCAGGATATGAAAGAAGGGGTCAGCGAGCTGTTTGGCAATAAGACATTGCTTACACCCACTTTGGCCATTTTATTTATTAATTTTGCGACAAGCTTGGTCATCGGAGTACTTATTTTTTATGTAGTGGATCAACTAGGAGCAACTTCTAAGGAAGTCGGCTGGATGTTCTCCATCTCTGCGATCGGAGGCATTGCCGGAGCTAAAGGAATCAAGCTGCTGCGTAAAAAATGGACAAGAGGCGCTATTTTTTACGCCATGCTCTGTGTAGATACAATCATACTCGGTTTATTTTTCTTTGCAGTAAACTGGTGGCAGCTCGCCATTCTCCTCGCATTCCGGGCATTCACTACCGTCAACGTTAATATTATTTATTTGGCGATTCGTCAGGAGTCTACGCCTAATCATTTACTTGGACGTGTCGCGGGCACCTCTTCCATGTTGATGAAGCTGATGCTGCCGCTTGGCTTACTCGTTTCAGGCCTATGGGCTGAGTATTTACCAATTCCGTATATATTTCTAATATCAAGTACTATTATCGCATTTCTTGCCATCGGTCTATCCAAGAGCTCATTTCGAACGACTCCATAA
- a CDS encoding glycoside hydrolase family 19 protein, translating into MKKTVNKLVVTMAMVIGALLLLPITAFGALSTPTLQVSASQATCTLNWNGISGATGYDVFRNGTWYQWTSSLSYTDSGLTNGTTYTYTVAAQNATTTPITTSPQSAVKTCTPAAGGISLTAPTLNVSTSNGFCTLSWNSVHGATGYDIYRNGSWYQWTSSLSYNDSGLTNGTTYTYTVAAQNATTKPVTTSPHSASKSCKPSAGNGGGGFVVSEAQFNQMFPNRNSFYTYSGLVAALSAYPAFTNTGSDTIKKREAAAFLGNVAQESGHLRYITELDVRNHPKYCLISNTQYPCAPGKQYYGRGPIQLSWNYNYGAAGAALGLPLLTNPDLVATDSSVAWKTALWFWNTQSGAGRMTPHHAIVNNAGFGETIRSINGTVECNGKEPDKVNNRIKYFTNFANLLGVSTGDKLGC; encoded by the coding sequence ATGAAAAAAACGGTTAACAAGCTAGTCGTCACAATGGCAATGGTGATTGGAGCTTTACTGTTATTACCTATTACCGCTTTTGGAGCTCTATCTACCCCCACTTTACAAGTTAGTGCCTCTCAAGCAACCTGTACGTTAAATTGGAATGGGATCAGTGGTGCCACGGGGTATGATGTGTTTCGCAACGGCACTTGGTATCAATGGACATCCTCTTTATCTTATACTGATTCAGGATTAACGAACGGAACGACGTATACGTACACCGTTGCCGCGCAAAATGCAACGACTACACCGATCACGACTTCTCCACAAAGCGCTGTCAAAACTTGCACCCCAGCAGCAGGCGGCATCTCATTAACGGCTCCAACATTAAATGTAAGCACATCCAATGGATTTTGCACCTTAAGTTGGAATTCGGTTCACGGCGCCACGGGATATGATATCTACCGCAATGGTAGCTGGTATCAATGGACATCCTCTTTATCTTATAACGATTCAGGATTAACGAACGGAACGACGTATACGTACACCGTTGCTGCACAAAATGCAACAACAAAGCCGGTCACAACTTCCCCACATAGCGCCAGTAAATCGTGCAAGCCATCTGCCGGAAACGGTGGCGGTGGATTTGTCGTTTCTGAAGCACAATTCAACCAGATGTTCCCTAACCGCAACTCATTTTATACGTACTCCGGTTTAGTAGCCGCCCTATCCGCTTATCCTGCATTTACAAATACGGGAAGCGATACGATCAAAAAACGTGAGGCAGCCGCTTTTCTAGGAAACGTTGCCCAGGAATCCGGACATTTACGATACATCACTGAATTAGATGTAAGAAACCACCCGAAATATTGCCTAATTTCGAATACGCAGTACCCATGCGCTCCGGGCAAGCAGTACTACGGTCGCGGACCGATCCAATTGAGCTGGAACTATAATTATGGCGCGGCTGGTGCAGCTTTAGGCCTCCCGCTTCTTACCAATCCAGATTTGGTCGCAACGGATTCCTCTGTTGCTTGGAAAACGGCCTTGTGGTTCTGGAACACACAGAGTGGCGCTGGAAGAATGACTCCGCATCACGCAATCGTTAACAATGCGGGATTTGGTGAGACGATCCGGTCTATCAACGGCACGGTAGAATGTAACGGCAAAGAACCTGACAAAGTGAATAATCGCATTAAATATTTCACGAACTTCGCCAATTTGCTTGGCGTCTCTACAGGCGACAAGCTGGGCTGCTAG
- the trhO gene encoding oxygen-dependent tRNA uridine(34) hydroxylase TrhO, with protein sequence MNEYRILLFYKYIPIPEAEAFAAEHLQYCKELGIKGRILIADEGINGTLSGTVEQTEQYMADMRNNPLFADMVYKIDESEGHAFKKLFVRYKKELVTLRYNKELNPHTDGGQRLSPVEFYEYMQRDDVIILDGRNGYEYDLGHFQNAIRSDVDSFREFPEWIRENLADHKDKHVLTYCTGGVRCETLTAVLLNEGFKDVYQLDGGIVTYGKDPQTQGRGFDGNCYVFDERISVRINQTEENIIVGKCHHCSEPTDRYINCEDDTCHLQHLCCDKCDAEFQGYCSTDCHEHDMAASS encoded by the coding sequence ATGAATGAATATCGAATTTTACTCTTTTATAAATATATTCCGATTCCCGAGGCTGAGGCCTTTGCTGCAGAACATTTGCAGTATTGCAAAGAGCTTGGAATAAAAGGTCGGATTTTGATTGCTGACGAAGGAATCAACGGAACGCTTTCCGGCACCGTGGAACAGACAGAGCAATATATGGCGGATATGCGCAACAACCCCCTATTTGCCGACATGGTCTATAAAATCGATGAAAGTGAAGGCCATGCTTTTAAGAAGCTATTTGTTCGTTATAAAAAAGAGTTGGTCACGCTTCGTTACAATAAAGAGCTCAATCCGCACACGGATGGCGGCCAAAGGTTGAGTCCAGTTGAGTTCTATGAATATATGCAAAGAGACGACGTCATTATTTTGGATGGAAGAAATGGATATGAATACGATCTTGGTCATTTCCAGAACGCCATTAGATCCGATGTGGATTCGTTCCGCGAATTCCCAGAATGGATTAGAGAAAATTTAGCTGATCATAAAGATAAACATGTTCTTACTTACTGTACGGGTGGAGTTCGATGTGAAACGTTGACTGCCGTGCTCTTAAATGAAGGCTTTAAAGATGTGTACCAATTGGATGGCGGTATCGTCACGTATGGTAAAGACCCACAAACGCAAGGCAGAGGCTTTGATGGGAACTGTTATGTATTCGACGAACGTATCTCGGTACGCATTAATCAAACCGAAGAAAATATTATTGTCGGTAAGTGCCATCATTGCAGCGAGCCAACTGACCGATATATCAATTGCGAAGATGACACATGCCATCTACAGCACCTTTGCTGTGATAAATGTGATGCTGAATTCCAAGGATATTGTTCGACGGATTGCCATGAACACGATATGGCTGCCTCTAGCTAA